CTTGCCCCGCGTCCATCGAAGGAGCCAGAATGTCGGCGGGCGAGGACGGGAGATGAACGGCAACGGGAGAGCGGGATGGCGAAGCACTGGCTGATGAAGAGCGAGCCCGAGGTCTATTCGATCGACGACCTGGCGCGCGACGGGAAGACGTTCTGGGAGGGCGTGCGCAACTTCCAGGCGCGCAACTTCATGCGTGACGAGATGCGGCCCGGCGACCCCGTCCTGTATTACCACAGCAACGCCGACCCCACGGGCGTGGCGGGGCTGGCGCGCGTGGCCAGCCGCGGCTACGCGGACCCCAGCGCCCGCGACCCCGCGAGCGAGTACTTCGACCCCAGGGCCGGCGACGACGACCCGCGCTGGTACATGGTGGACGTGGAGTTCGAGGAGCGCTTCCCGCGCGTGATCACGCTGGACGAGCTGCGCCGGACGCCCGGGCTGGAGAAGATGCTGGTGATCAACAAGAGCCGCCTCTCCGTCCAGCCCGTCACCCCCGACGAGTTCCGCATCGTCACGAAGCTCGGCCGCGCGGGGTGACGCCGATCCCGCTCGTGCGAAGACACGGGTTGGTGCGGGGCCTGCGGAGTGACATATTTCTGCAGCGTACGCGGGCAGGGTGGCTGCCGGAATCGGCGGCCCGTCACAAGGAGGTGAACGTGAGCATCCATCTCTCACCGAATACCGAGTCGCTGCTGGCCGACGCGGCCCAGGCGCGGGGCACCACGCCGGACCTTCTGGCCGAGGAGCTCCTGCTGGAGCGCCTTCAGCCCGAGCCGGACGCGCCTTCCACCAACGGTGCGGCGGACACCGACTCGCCGGAGACGCTCGCGGACCAGCTCGCGGACTTCATCGGCGTGCTTCACAGCAGCGAGCACGTGCCGGGCGGAGCGCGGATGTCGGTACGGACGGGCGAGCAGTTCGCCGCGGGGATGCTGGAGAAGCAGGCGCGGCGGCGGCAGTGACGCTCACCGACGCCGGTGCGATCGTCGCATTGCTGGACGAGGACGATCCGTATCACACGCGTTGCGTGCGAACGTCGGGCGAGCTGCCTCCTGGCTTGCTGACGACGTGGCCGTGCTTTACGGAGGCCATGTACCTGCTCGGGAAGGCGGGAGGCTACACGTACCAGGCCCAGCTCTGGAGCCTGCGTCGCCGCGGGTTCCTGAGTCTGCACGATCTCTCGGGTAAGGAGACCGACCGGGCCGCCGAGCTGATGGAAAAGTACCGCGACACTCCGATGGACCTGGCGGACGCGTCGCTGATGGTCACCGCGGAAACGCAGGGCCTGCGCCGGATCTTCACCCTCGATCACCACTTCCGCATCTACCGGCTCCGCGGAGGGCTGGCCCTGGAGATGGTCCCGGAATCGGCGAAGGGCTGAGCGTCGTTTCGATTCGCTCACATCGAACGATCATGTGCTGCGGCCGCGCGGAATGCCAGTTCCGCGCGGCCGCAGCTCTATCCAGCGCAGGATGGAGCTTCCCGCCTAATCCATCCCCTCGCCCGCGTTGGCCACCTGCTGGGGAATGGTCTGGCGGCCGCCGCCGCGCAGCACCTCGCGGATCACCGAGGCGCGCTGGTCGGCCTCGGCGGCCTGGTCCATGAAGCGGCGGCGCGAGAACTCGTTCCCGCGCGACTCCATCTTCTTCGCCATCTTCCGCGCGAACGCCGCCCGCTCCTTCAGCGCCTGGAACGCGGTCCACAGCGCCGTCTCCACCTCCTGCGTCTGCTCGGCCAGCAGCGTCTCGGGGCCGAAGGCGTGCCCCACGCGGCAGCGGAAGCGCACCAGCTCGCCGTCCTGGATCTCCCACAGCACGCCGTGGCACTCGGGGCAGCTGAAGCCGCTGGGGCGCCCCGGCCGGATGTCGGCGTGCAGCGCGTACGGCTCCATCTCGGCGATGTCGGCCTCGAAGTCCAGCTCGTCGCCCACGCGCTCCTCGCGGGGGGCGGGGACGGGCTCCGCGACCAGGCGCTGCAGCAGCGCCGCCATCTCCGCCAGCGGCACCGCGTGGTCCACCCGCACGTTGGCCAGCGCGCTGCTGGGCATTCCCGGGTGCGCCGCGTCGGCGGGGTCCTGCACCACGGTAACGCCGCCGCGCCGGGCCACCGCGGCCAGCCCGGCGGTGCCGTCGTCCAGGTTGCCGGTGAGCACCACCCCGATCACCCGCCGCCCGTACGCCCGCGCCGCGGTGCGGAAGAGCGGGTCGGCCGCGGGGCGGTGCCCGTTCTCGCGCGGGCCGGGGGAAAGCTGCACCACCCCCGGCTCCAGCAGCAGGTGCCGGTCCGGCGGGGCCACGCAGATGGTTCCCGGCGTCACCGCGTCGCCATCCTTCGGATGCCGCGCGGGAAGCGCCCCGGAGCGGGTCAGGATCTCGGGAAGGAAGCTGGTTCCGTACGGGGGAAAGTGGATGACGGCGAAGATCGCCGCGGGGAAGTCCGCCGGCAGCCCGGCCGCGAGCTCGCGCAGCGCCTCCACCCCGCCCGCCGACGCGCCGATGACGATGATGTCGCGCTGGTCCAAGATCCCCCCTTCCCGGTCCGTTCCGCCGGCGTTCTCCAGAGGGGAAAGTGTGGCAAGTCGCGTGCGCACCGGGCCGCAGGCGGGTTGACACGGCCCGAGCGGCGCAGGGATATTGCGCCGGTACCCCCGCCACTTCGTCCACCGCTTTTCCGTGCGCGCGGCGGCCGCGGGTGGCCGGGTTCTTGACCGCATCCCCGGCATTCCGTTCTCGCCGTTCGCAACCCGACGTGCAGCACCCGGACCCGATGACCAAGCCCGCCGCCGACCAAGCCTTCGAGGGCCTGCTCGAGTTCCTGCGCGACGAGCGCGGGTTCGACTTCACCGGATACAAGCGCTCCACCCTGGGCCGCCGCGTGCGCAAGCGGATGAGCGAGGTGGGGATCGAGGAGTTCGAGGCGTACCGGAACCACCTGGAGACGCACCCGGCCGAGTTCACGGCGCTCTTCAACACCATCCTCATCAACGTCACCAGCTTCTTCCGCGACCCCGAGGCGTGGGACACCCTGGTGAAGGAGCACCTTCCCGGCCTCATCGCGCGCCGGCGCCCCGGCGACCCGCTGCGGGTGTGGAGCGCCGGGTGCGCCAGCGGACAGGAGACGTACACCCTGGCCATGGTGCTGGCCGAGGCGCTGGGGGTGGAGCGCTTCCGCGACGAGGTGAAAATCTACGCCACCGACGTGGACGACGAGGCGCTGGCGCAGGCCCGCGCGGCCACCTACCGGGCCGACGACCTGGAATCGGTGCCCGAGGAGCTGCGGGCGAAGTACTTCGAGCCCTCGGGAAGCCGCTTCGCCTTCCGCGGCGACCTGCGCCGGCTGGTGATCTTCGGGCGGCACGACCTGGTGCGCGACGCGCCGATCTCGCACCTGGACCTGCTGGTGTCGCGCAACACGCTCATGTACTTCAACGCCGACACCCAGGCGCGCATCGTGGGCCGCATGCACTTCGCGCTGAACGACGGGGGGATCCTGTTCCTGGGGCAGGCGGAGATGCTGCGCAGCCAGGGCGGCCTTTTCGTGCCGCTGGACCTGAAGGCGCGCCTGTTCGGCCGGACGCCGCGCGCCAACCTGCGCGAGCGGCTGATGATGATCGGCCCGCCCGCGCGCCCTGACCGCTCCGAGAAGCTGGCCCGCGGCGTCCGGCTGCGCGACGCGGCGCTCGACGCGCAGACCGCCGCGCAGATCGTGGTGGACCTGGGGGGGAACGTGGTGCTG
The sequence above is drawn from the Longimicrobium sp. genome and encodes:
- a CDS encoding chemotaxis protein CheB, with product MDQRDIIVIGASAGGVEALRELAAGLPADFPAAIFAVIHFPPYGTSFLPEILTRSGALPARHPKDGDAVTPGTICVAPPDRHLLLEPGVVQLSPGPRENGHRPAADPLFRTAARAYGRRVIGVVLTGNLDDGTAGLAAVARRGGVTVVQDPADAAHPGMPSSALANVRVDHAVPLAEMAALLQRLVAEPVPAPREERVGDELDFEADIAEMEPYALHADIRPGRPSGFSCPECHGVLWEIQDGELVRFRCRVGHAFGPETLLAEQTQEVETALWTAFQALKERAAFARKMAKKMESRGNEFSRRRFMDQAAEADQRASVIREVLRGGGRQTIPQQVANAGEGMD
- a CDS encoding type II toxin-antitoxin system VapC family toxin, which translates into the protein MTLTDAGAIVALLDEDDPYHTRCVRTSGELPPGLLTTWPCFTEAMYLLGKAGGYTYQAQLWSLRRRGFLSLHDLSGKETDRAAELMEKYRDTPMDLADASLMVTAETQGLRRIFTLDHHFRIYRLRGGLALEMVPESAKG
- a CDS encoding EVE domain-containing protein, which gives rise to MAKHWLMKSEPEVYSIDDLARDGKTFWEGVRNFQARNFMRDEMRPGDPVLYYHSNADPTGVAGLARVASRGYADPSARDPASEYFDPRAGDDDPRWYMVDVEFEERFPRVITLDELRRTPGLEKMLVINKSRLSVQPVTPDEFRIVTKLGRAG
- a CDS encoding CheR family methyltransferase, whose product is MTKPAADQAFEGLLEFLRDERGFDFTGYKRSTLGRRVRKRMSEVGIEEFEAYRNHLETHPAEFTALFNTILINVTSFFRDPEAWDTLVKEHLPGLIARRRPGDPLRVWSAGCASGQETYTLAMVLAEALGVERFRDEVKIYATDVDDEALAQARAATYRADDLESVPEELRAKYFEPSGSRFAFRGDLRRLVIFGRHDLVRDAPISHLDLLVSRNTLMYFNADTQARIVGRMHFALNDGGILFLGQAEMLRSQGGLFVPLDLKARLFGRTPRANLRERLMMIGPPARPDRSEKLARGVRLRDAALDAQTAAQIVVDLGGNVVLVNAAARVLFDLAAGDEGRVLQDLTVSYRPVELRSHIEQVRAEQRPVWLRGVEFPAPDGDVRHFDVHVTPLFGEARALLGISVAFVDVTQSHRLNSDLQEAHQELETAFEELQSANEELETTNEELQSTIEELETTNEELQSTNEELETMNEELQSTNEELETLNDEMHRRTLELNHVNASMTSILASLRTGVVVLDRGQDIRVWNRKAEDLWGLRADEVSGHAFQNLDIGLPVERLKAAVRACIGGESEYEEVLLDAVNRRGRSIRCRVAVTPFVGVDQEIRGAVLVMEEWRDGGAPPRGDAATAAPA